A DNA window from Desulfobaculum bizertense DSM 18034 contains the following coding sequences:
- the atpA gene encoding F0F1 ATP synthase subunit alpha, with amino-acid sequence MQIKAEEISKIIEDSIQNYESKVEMTETGTVLYVGDGIARVHGVENAMAMELLEFPGGLMGMTLNLEEDNVGVALLGPDTNIKEGDPVKRTGKIFSVPVGDAVMGRVINPLGEPIDGLGPIEATETRPVELKAPGIIARKSVHEPMYTGLKAIDAMTPIGRGQRELIIGDRQTGKTAVCLDAILAQKNSDVHCIYVAIGQKKASVALVADVLRKHGALEYTTIVSATASDPAPLQYIAAYTGATMGEFYRDNGKHCLIIYDDLSKQATAYRQMALLLRRPPGREAFPGDVFYLHSRLLERAAKVSDELGAGSMTALPIIETQAGDVSAYIPTNVISITDGQVYLEPNLFNAGVRPAINVGLSVSRVGGSAQIKAMKQVAGTMRLDMAQYRELAAFAQFGSDLDKGTQQKLNRGARLVELLKQPQYKPQPVEEQVASMFMATRGLMDDIAVEDVQRCEVEFFDFMRNSKADVLEDIRTKARIDDDLDARLRAAIEEFKKGFQA; translated from the coding sequence ATGCAGATCAAAGCTGAGGAAATCAGTAAAATCATTGAGGATTCGATCCAAAATTACGAATCCAAAGTGGAGATGACCGAGACCGGAACGGTCCTCTACGTGGGTGACGGTATCGCCCGCGTTCATGGTGTAGAAAATGCCATGGCCATGGAACTTTTGGAGTTCCCCGGTGGCCTCATGGGCATGACACTGAACCTCGAAGAAGACAACGTCGGTGTTGCTCTTCTGGGTCCCGACACCAACATCAAGGAAGGCGACCCGGTCAAGCGTACCGGCAAGATCTTCTCTGTGCCTGTTGGTGACGCAGTCATGGGCCGAGTCATCAACCCTCTGGGCGAGCCGATCGACGGTCTTGGACCGATCGAAGCTACAGAAACTCGTCCGGTTGAGCTGAAGGCTCCTGGCATCATTGCCCGTAAGTCCGTCCACGAACCAATGTACACAGGCCTGAAGGCTATTGACGCTATGACGCCAATCGGCCGTGGTCAGCGTGAGCTTATCATTGGTGACCGTCAGACCGGTAAAACCGCAGTTTGTCTGGACGCCATCCTGGCCCAGAAAAACTCCGACGTGCACTGCATCTACGTTGCAATCGGCCAGAAGAAAGCTTCTGTTGCTCTGGTTGCTGATGTTCTTCGCAAGCACGGCGCACTGGAATACACCACCATCGTTTCTGCTACTGCATCTGATCCTGCACCGCTGCAGTACATTGCCGCATACACTGGCGCAACGATGGGTGAATTTTACCGTGATAACGGTAAGCACTGCCTCATCATCTACGATGACCTTTCCAAGCAGGCTACCGCATATCGCCAGATGGCACTGTTGCTTCGCCGCCCACCGGGACGTGAAGCATTCCCCGGTGACGTCTTCTACCTTCACTCCCGTTTGCTCGAACGTGCAGCAAAAGTGAGTGACGAGCTTGGCGCTGGTTCCATGACCGCTCTGCCGATCATTGAAACTCAGGCTGGCGACGTTTCCGCATACATCCCGACCAACGTAATTTCCATTACTGATGGTCAGGTTTACCTCGAGCCTAACCTGTTTAACGCAGGTGTCCGCCCAGCTATTAACGTTGGCCTCTCGGTTTCCCGAGTTGGTGGCTCCGCACAGATTAAGGCAATGAAGCAGGTTGCCGGTACCATGCGCCTCGATATGGCTCAGTACCGTGAACTCGCTGCATTCGCACAGTTTGGCTCCGACCTCGACAAAGGCACCCAGCAGAAGCTGAACCGTGGTGCTCGTCTGGTTGAACTTCTGAAGCAGCCTCAGTACAAGCCGCAGCCGGTTGAAGAACAGGTCGCTTCCATGTTCATGGCCACCCGTGGCCTTATGGACGACATCGCTGTCGAAGACGTTCAGCGTTGTGAAGTTGAGTTCTTTGATTTCATGCGCAACTCCAAGGCTGATGTCCTTGAAGACATTCGCACCAAGGCTCGCATTGACGACGACCTTGATGCTCGTCTGCGTGCTGCTATCGAAGAGTTTAAGAAGGGCTTTCAGGCTTAA
- a CDS encoding F0F1 ATP synthase subunit gamma gives MPSLKDVELKIKGVKKTKQITKAMNMVASAKMRSAQDRIERFRPYADKFYEMLGDLASGADGSDHPLLEVREEIKTSAIVLITSDRGLCGSFNSHMIRMGLKLAAQKTAEGKTVKFYCVGKKGCEAVRKSEYEAVMSLPDAMSHYDFGLANNVGMDVIKAYLAGELDEVTVVYGKFINMARQDPIALEVLPIAPEEKSEEAEPAQSNAEYIYEPEVGGLLAELLPRFIKVQLYRGMLDTSASEHAARMAAMDNATKACDDLVENLTLVYNKTRQASITSDLMDIVSGAEALNG, from the coding sequence ATGCCTTCACTCAAGGATGTCGAACTGAAGATCAAAGGAGTCAAGAAAACCAAGCAGATCACCAAGGCCATGAATATGGTGGCCTCGGCGAAAATGCGCTCCGCTCAGGATCGCATTGAACGGTTCCGCCCTTATGCGGATAAGTTCTACGAGATGCTTGGTGACCTCGCTTCCGGTGCAGATGGCTCTGACCATCCGCTCCTTGAGGTTCGCGAGGAAATCAAGACTTCGGCCATCGTCCTCATTACTTCCGATCGTGGACTTTGTGGTAGCTTTAACTCCCATATGATTCGTATGGGCCTGAAGCTCGCTGCTCAGAAAACTGCGGAAGGTAAAACAGTCAAGTTCTATTGCGTTGGTAAAAAAGGCTGCGAAGCTGTTCGGAAATCCGAATACGAAGCAGTTATGAGTCTCCCCGATGCAATGAGTCACTATGATTTCGGTCTCGCCAACAACGTTGGCATGGACGTTATCAAAGCTTACTTGGCTGGTGAGTTGGACGAAGTCACTGTCGTCTACGGCAAGTTCATAAACATGGCGCGGCAGGACCCAATCGCTTTGGAAGTTCTGCCCATTGCCCCGGAAGAAAAGTCCGAAGAGGCTGAACCCGCTCAGTCCAATGCAGAATATATCTACGAACCCGAGGTGGGTGGCCTTTTGGCCGAGCTGCTGCCGCGTTTTATCAAGGTGCAGCTCTACCGCGGAATGCTGGATACCTCTGCTTCTGAACATGCAGCGCGTATGGCCGCAATGGACAACGCTACCAAGGCTTGCGACGATCTCGTCGAAAATCTGACCCTCGTCTACAACAAGACTCGTCAGGCTTCGATTACATCTGACCTTATGGACATTGTCAGTGGCGCAGAAGCGCTGAATGGATAA
- the atpD gene encoding F0F1 ATP synthase subunit beta — translation MSANGKIVQVIGAVVDVEFPAGQLPNILTALNIKNPNNSDAPELVVEVSQHLGDNVCRCIAMDATEGLQRGMEVENTGAPICVPVGSGSLGRIMNVVGAPQDELGEVKCEKKLPIHRAAPSFTEQSTDIEVLETGIKVVDLLIPFPKGGKMGLFGGAGVGKTVILMEMINNIAKQHGGISVFAGVGERTREGNDLYNEMKEAGVLEKAALVYGQMNEPPGARARVALTALTCAEYFRDEEGQDVLLFIDNIFRFTQAGSEVSALLGRMPSAVGYQPTLGTDLGGLQERITSTNKGSITSVQAVYVPADDLTDPAPATTFSHLDGTLVLSRQIAELGIYPAVDPLDSTSRILDPNVLGEEHYQTARAVQQILQKYKDLQDIIAILGMDELSDDDKLIVARARKIQRFLSQPFHVAEVFTGFPGVYVKLEDTIRGFREILDGKHDDMNENDFYMVASIETAVEKAKARQAAEA, via the coding sequence ATGAGTGCCAACGGAAAAATCGTTCAGGTTATCGGCGCCGTCGTCGACGTCGAGTTCCCGGCGGGTCAGCTGCCAAATATCCTGACCGCTCTGAATATTAAGAATCCGAACAACTCTGATGCACCTGAGTTGGTAGTCGAAGTCTCCCAGCACCTGGGTGATAACGTCTGCCGTTGTATCGCTATGGACGCCACCGAAGGCCTCCAGCGCGGTATGGAAGTCGAAAACACCGGCGCACCTATTTGTGTCCCGGTTGGTTCCGGCTCCCTTGGTCGTATCATGAACGTTGTCGGTGCACCTCAGGACGAACTCGGTGAAGTGAAGTGCGAAAAGAAACTTCCTATTCACCGTGCAGCCCCGAGCTTTACCGAACAGAGCACTGACATCGAAGTGCTCGAAACCGGCATCAAGGTCGTTGACCTGCTTATCCCCTTCCCCAAGGGTGGTAAGATGGGCCTCTTCGGTGGCGCTGGTGTTGGTAAGACCGTTATCCTGATGGAGATGATCAACAACATCGCTAAGCAGCACGGTGGTATCTCCGTGTTCGCTGGTGTTGGTGAGCGTACTCGTGAGGGTAATGACCTCTACAACGAAATGAAAGAAGCTGGCGTTCTCGAGAAAGCCGCCCTCGTCTACGGACAGATGAACGAACCTCCGGGAGCCCGTGCCCGTGTCGCTCTGACCGCTCTGACTTGTGCAGAGTACTTCCGTGACGAAGAAGGCCAGGACGTGCTGCTCTTTATTGATAACATCTTCCGTTTCACACAGGCTGGCTCCGAAGTGTCCGCACTTCTCGGCCGTATGCCTTCCGCTGTTGGTTACCAGCCTACGCTGGGTACTGACCTCGGTGGACTGCAGGAACGTATTACCTCCACGAACAAGGGTTCCATTACGTCTGTTCAGGCTGTTTACGTCCCCGCTGACGACCTGACTGACCCCGCACCAGCTACGACCTTCTCGCACCTTGACGGTACTCTCGTTCTGTCCCGTCAGATCGCTGAGCTTGGTATCTACCCCGCGGTTGACCCCCTTGACTCCACCTCCCGTATTCTGGACCCCAACGTCCTCGGTGAGGAGCACTATCAGACCGCTCGTGCTGTCCAGCAGATCCTGCAGAAATACAAGGACCTTCAGGACATCATCGCTATTCTGGGTATGGACGAACTCTCCGACGATGACAAACTCATCGTTGCACGTGCTCGTAAAATCCAGCGCTTCCTTTCACAGCCCTTCCACGTTGCTGAAGTCTTCACCGGCTTCCCTGGCGTGTACGTGAAACTTGAGGATACCATCCGCGGCTTCCGCGAAATCCTCGATGGTAAGCACGACGATATGAATGAAAACGACTTCTACATGGTCGCCTCTATCGAAACGGCGGTTGAAAAGGCTAAGGCTCGTCAGGCTGCTGAGGCCTAA
- a CDS encoding F0F1 ATP synthase subunit epsilon, producing the protein MANTLHLEIVTPDRLVLSKEVEYVGAPGYEGEFGIMANHIPFLSALKVGSLYYKEGGKLFYVFVAGGFAEISNNKVTILAEVAELAAEIDVDRAQKARERAQVRLDKRQEKMDYARVQGSLARSMARISCRERAQSAGTCQL; encoded by the coding sequence ATGGCCAATACGTTGCATCTTGAAATCGTCACTCCCGACAGACTCGTGCTGAGTAAAGAAGTCGAGTATGTGGGCGCCCCGGGCTACGAAGGTGAGTTCGGTATTATGGCTAACCACATCCCCTTTCTCTCAGCTCTGAAAGTCGGAAGTCTGTACTACAAAGAAGGTGGCAAACTCTTTTATGTGTTCGTCGCCGGAGGTTTCGCTGAAATCTCCAACAATAAAGTAACCATCCTCGCCGAAGTCGCTGAACTCGCCGCTGAGATTGACGTCGATCGCGCCCAAAAGGCCCGTGAACGCGCTCAGGTGAGACTCGACAAACGACAGGAAAAAATGGACTACGCCCGCGTACAAGGCTCCCTCGCCCGTTCTATGGCCCGCATCTCGTGCCGTGAACGCGCTCAGAGTGCCGGTACCTGCCAGCTCTAA
- a CDS encoding 4-hydroxybenzoate octaprenyltransferase: MKKFLALCRMVKIEHSIFALPFAFTGTFLAAKGWPGFRVFLLLTIGMVAIRSFAMGFNRLADLKIDAKNPRTQKRPLVTGEISIKETALFLTGTAIIFVLACAGMNTLCLKLSPIALFVCAGYSYTKRFTYLCHYWLGAVLGLAPIAGWLAYDPTFTLSAILFFFGVTFWVAGFDILYSCQDIAFDRANKLNSIPAHFGLATALTLSSFSHIMTSIFFLLAGWAAQVGVWFYPVWAVVALILVFEHLLISEDDMSRVNVAFFTLNGVISVIFFLGVLASIYY, translated from the coding sequence ATGAAAAAGTTTCTCGCACTCTGCCGAATGGTCAAAATTGAGCACTCAATTTTCGCCCTTCCATTCGCCTTCACCGGAACCTTCCTCGCCGCCAAAGGCTGGCCCGGCTTCCGCGTTTTCCTTCTCCTCACCATCGGCATGGTTGCCATTCGCTCCTTTGCAATGGGCTTTAACCGTCTCGCCGACCTCAAAATCGACGCAAAAAATCCGCGCACGCAGAAGCGCCCACTCGTCACAGGCGAAATCAGCATCAAAGAAACCGCACTCTTCCTCACCGGAACGGCCATCATCTTTGTCCTCGCCTGTGCAGGCATGAACACCCTCTGCCTCAAGCTCTCCCCCATCGCCCTCTTTGTCTGCGCTGGCTACAGCTACACCAAGCGGTTTACCTATCTCTGTCACTACTGGCTCGGCGCTGTCCTCGGACTCGCTCCCATCGCAGGCTGGCTCGCCTATGACCCAACATTCACCCTCTCCGCCATCCTCTTCTTCTTTGGCGTTACCTTTTGGGTCGCGGGCTTTGACATCCTCTACTCATGCCAGGACATCGCCTTTGACCGCGCCAACAAGCTGAACTCCATCCCCGCGCACTTCGGCCTCGCTACCGCCCTGACTCTGAGCTCCTTCAGCCACATCATGACCTCCATCTTTTTCCTCCTCGCAGGCTGGGCTGCGCAGGTCGGTGTCTGGTTCTACCCCGTTTGGGCTGTCGTCGCCCTTATCCTCGTCTTTGAGCACCTCCTCATCTCAGAAGATGACATGTCACGCGTGAACGTCGCATTCTTCACACTTAACGGCGTTATCTCCGTTATCTTCTTCCTCGGCGTCCTCGCGAGTATTTATTATTAG
- the tyrS gene encoding tyrosine--tRNA ligase has protein sequence MNIIDELKWRGLIFQTTDEEKLREYFETPGRTLYCGFDPSANSLHCGNLVPLLALLRFKRAGHKPMALMGGATGRIGDPSGKDQERQLLDFSIIDDNIDCIRKQVHKIFGNDTEVLNNYDWTKTMNPIEFLRDVGKYFTVNEMMRKESVRQRIVRDEVGISYTEFSYMILQSMDYDHLYNTKECRLQIGGSDQWGNITAGTELIRKKSNGEAFALTFPLLTTATGAKFGKSEKGAIYLDPEKTSPWEFYQFWVNTDDRDVVRLLKVFTFKTEEEIKALEQRVEEAPHMREAQKALAEEMTILIHGREELDKILGAVDVLFGGGDIKTVDIKTLRAAMQSAPSVNYDAELPQLADMLVDLGIAKSKGQAKKDIKAGAVRINGEQVTDMLHAPSTEDFLHDEVLLIKKGKKHYGLVTRN, from the coding sequence ATGAATATCATTGATGAGCTGAAATGGCGGGGGCTTATTTTCCAGACGACAGACGAAGAGAAGCTTCGCGAATACTTTGAGACTCCTGGCCGCACGCTCTACTGTGGTTTTGATCCATCTGCGAACAGCCTTCACTGCGGCAATCTGGTCCCGCTTTTGGCGCTGCTTCGTTTCAAGCGAGCCGGTCACAAGCCGATGGCGCTGATGGGTGGAGCCACAGGTCGCATTGGTGACCCGAGTGGTAAGGATCAGGAGCGTCAGCTTCTGGATTTCTCCATCATCGATGACAATATTGACTGCATTCGTAAGCAGGTTCACAAAATTTTTGGTAACGACACCGAGGTACTGAACAACTACGATTGGACGAAGACCATGAATCCGATTGAGTTCCTCCGTGACGTTGGCAAGTACTTTACGGTCAACGAGATGATGCGCAAAGAATCTGTGCGTCAGCGGATTGTCCGTGACGAGGTGGGCATTTCCTACACTGAGTTCAGCTACATGATTCTTCAGTCCATGGACTACGACCACCTGTACAACACCAAGGAATGCCGCTTGCAGATTGGCGGTTCTGACCAGTGGGGCAACATCACTGCTGGCACGGAGCTGATCCGCAAAAAGAGCAACGGCGAAGCTTTTGCACTGACCTTCCCGCTGCTGACCACGGCCACTGGCGCCAAGTTCGGCAAATCCGAGAAGGGTGCAATCTACCTTGATCCTGAAAAGACTTCTCCCTGGGAATTCTACCAGTTCTGGGTCAACACCGACGACCGTGACGTTGTCCGCCTGCTCAAGGTCTTCACCTTCAAGACAGAAGAAGAGATCAAGGCGCTGGAGCAGCGTGTTGAAGAAGCTCCGCACATGCGCGAAGCCCAGAAAGCTCTGGCCGAAGAGATGACTATCCTCATCCACGGTCGCGAAGAGCTGGACAAAATTCTTGGTGCTGTTGACGTTCTTTTTGGCGGCGGCGACATCAAAACCGTCGACATCAAAACTCTGCGCGCAGCCATGCAGTCTGCTCCGAGCGTCAACTACGACGCCGAGCTGCCTCAGCTTGCCGACATGCTCGTGGACCTCGGCATTGCCAAGTCCAAGGGTCAGGCAAAGAAGGACATCAAGGCTGGCGCTGTTCGCATCAATGGCGAACAGGTGACTGACATGCTCCACGCCCCGAGCACGGAAGATTTCCTCCACGACGAGGTGCTTCTGATTAAGAAGGGCAAAAAGCACTACGGTCTGGTCACAAGAAACTAA
- a CDS encoding AIR synthase-related protein, with product MLRRVELGLKAHVTDTVGHKVARGIVQALGVPVNDCQIVRVFTVQGVDDSGISRLLDAAVLHDPVLHDASTEPISTDFDWTIEVGFRPGVTDNQGRTARESVALVLGLSKEDAQDVAVYTSTRYLLHGDLSEDDVINIGRNFLANELIQRFEYKSAAQWAKEPGFTPRAAQVTGEAVDEVNIIDLSVMSDQELTDFSRANTLALSLEEMQTIRDHFLNPDVIADRKAAGLAVNPTDAELEALAQTWSEHCKHKIFSAEIDYEDRENGTRTTIDSIFKTYIMDSTAQIREQLGDKDFCLSVFKDNAGVITFDENHSICIKVETHNSPSALDPYGGALTGIVGVNRDPMGTGMGANLVCNTDVFCFASPFYNEEMPPRLLHPRRVLEGVREGVEHGGNKSGIPTVNGSLVFHENYLGKPLVFCGTIGLLPNEVAGKPSHEKDALPGDAIVMCGGRIGKDGIHGATFSSEELHEGSPATAVQIGDPITQRKMYDFLMRARDLGMYNAITDNGAGGLSSSVGEMAEMSGGCRMDLSKAPLKYDGLRPWEILLSEAQERMTLAVPQDKLPKFLELAEEMAVETNVLGEFTDSGYFHVTYGDKPVAYVSMDFLHDGVPQMKLKAIWERPEQEPYMPLFVANQGELLKKMLGRLNICSKEYIVRQYDHEVQGGSAVKPLTGAENDGPSDAGALRPVLGTDKGIVVSHGICPKFSELDTYWMMASAIDEAIRNAVATGANPEHMAGTDNFCWCDPVQSEKTPDGHYKLAQLVRANQALAHYCQSFGVPCISGKDSMKNDYTGGGKKISIPPTVLFSVLGLVDDVNKCVTSDLKAEGDLIYILGLTRPELGGSEISDMMKSPFSEVPQVDAVSARERYRTLYAVMQDQLVAAAHDLSDGGLAVAAAEMCIGGRMGAEINLENVPVCPEGMAVTDTLYSESNSRLLVSVKPENKDAFEAAFAGQHFALIGKATASSELVIKNGETQILAESVDSLAHAWQSTFGTDGTGNK from the coding sequence ATGCTCAGGCGAGTTGAGTTGGGGCTAAAAGCACATGTCACGGACACAGTGGGCCACAAAGTGGCACGCGGCATAGTGCAGGCACTTGGTGTGCCCGTAAATGATTGCCAAATCGTTCGGGTTTTCACCGTTCAGGGTGTCGACGATTCCGGTATTTCGCGTCTTTTGGACGCGGCAGTCTTGCACGACCCGGTTCTGCATGATGCTTCAACCGAACCCATTTCCACAGATTTTGACTGGACCATCGAAGTTGGTTTCCGCCCCGGCGTAACCGACAATCAGGGCCGTACAGCCCGCGAAAGTGTGGCTCTGGTTCTGGGCCTTTCCAAAGAAGACGCCCAGGACGTCGCAGTCTACACCTCCACACGTTATCTCTTGCATGGCGACCTGAGTGAAGACGATGTCATCAACATCGGCCGAAACTTCCTCGCCAACGAGCTGATTCAGCGTTTTGAATACAAAAGCGCTGCCCAGTGGGCAAAGGAACCCGGCTTTACACCTCGTGCCGCTCAGGTGACAGGTGAAGCCGTCGACGAGGTCAACATCATCGACCTCAGCGTCATGAGCGATCAGGAACTCACGGACTTTTCCCGCGCCAACACACTGGCTCTCTCCCTTGAGGAGATGCAGACCATTCGTGACCATTTCCTCAACCCCGACGTCATTGCCGACCGCAAAGCCGCAGGCCTTGCCGTCAACCCCACTGACGCCGAGCTGGAAGCGCTGGCTCAGACATGGTCCGAGCACTGCAAGCACAAGATCTTTAGCGCAGAAATCGACTACGAAGACCGTGAAAACGGAACCCGTACGACCATCGACAGCATTTTCAAAACCTACATCATGGACTCCACTGCCCAGATTCGTGAGCAGCTTGGCGACAAAGACTTTTGTCTTTCCGTGTTCAAGGATAATGCTGGCGTCATCACCTTTGACGAAAATCACAGCATCTGCATCAAGGTCGAAACCCACAACAGTCCCTCCGCTCTCGACCCCTACGGCGGAGCACTCACCGGTATCGTTGGCGTAAACCGCGACCCGATGGGCACGGGCATGGGTGCAAACCTTGTTTGCAACACAGACGTTTTCTGCTTTGCTTCTCCCTTCTACAACGAAGAGATGCCCCCGCGTCTGCTCCACCCCCGCCGCGTCCTCGAAGGCGTTCGCGAAGGTGTTGAGCACGGTGGCAACAAGTCCGGCATTCCGACCGTCAACGGCTCTCTGGTCTTCCACGAGAACTATCTTGGAAAGCCCCTGGTCTTTTGTGGAACCATTGGCCTTTTGCCCAACGAAGTTGCAGGCAAGCCCAGCCATGAAAAAGACGCTCTGCCCGGCGACGCCATCGTGATGTGCGGCGGCCGAATCGGCAAAGACGGCATCCACGGTGCAACCTTCTCTTCCGAAGAACTGCACGAAGGCTCTCCGGCAACCGCCGTTCAGATTGGTGACCCCATCACCCAGCGCAAGATGTATGACTTCCTCATGCGTGCCCGTGATCTCGGCATGTACAATGCCATCACCGACAACGGTGCAGGTGGTCTCTCCTCCTCTGTTGGCGAAATGGCCGAAATGTCTGGCGGCTGCCGCATGGACCTGTCCAAGGCTCCTCTCAAGTATGACGGACTCCGCCCGTGGGAAATCCTGCTCTCTGAGGCTCAGGAGCGTATGACTCTGGCCGTGCCGCAGGACAAGCTGCCCAAGTTCCTTGAGCTGGCCGAAGAAATGGCCGTCGAGACCAACGTGCTCGGCGAGTTCACCGACTCCGGCTACTTCCATGTCACCTACGGCGACAAGCCCGTTGCTTACGTGTCCATGGACTTCCTCCACGACGGTGTGCCGCAGATGAAGCTCAAAGCTATCTGGGAGCGCCCGGAGCAGGAACCGTACATGCCTCTCTTTGTGGCAAATCAGGGCGAGCTGCTCAAAAAAATGCTCGGCCGTCTCAACATTTGCTCCAAGGAATACATCGTTCGCCAGTATGACCACGAAGTGCAGGGCGGCAGTGCCGTCAAGCCCCTCACTGGTGCAGAAAACGACGGTCCTTCTGATGCTGGTGCTCTGCGCCCGGTTCTCGGAACTGACAAGGGTATCGTGGTTTCTCACGGTATCTGCCCCAAGTTCTCCGAGCTTGACACCTACTGGATGATGGCCTCTGCCATTGACGAAGCCATTCGTAACGCAGTCGCCACTGGCGCAAATCCTGAGCACATGGCTGGTACGGACAACTTCTGCTGGTGCGACCCGGTTCAGTCTGAAAAGACTCCAGACGGCCACTACAAGCTCGCACAGCTCGTTCGTGCGAACCAGGCCCTCGCCCACTACTGCCAGTCCTTTGGCGTCCCCTGCATCTCTGGCAAGGACTCCATGAAAAATGACTACACCGGTGGTGGCAAAAAAATCTCCATTCCGCCCACGGTCCTCTTCTCCGTGCTCGGTCTCGTGGACGACGTGAACAAGTGCGTGACCTCCGACCTCAAGGCCGAAGGCGACCTGATCTACATCCTCGGCCTCACTCGCCCCGAACTCGGCGGCAGCGAGATTTCCGACATGATGAAATCGCCCTTCTCCGAAGTGCCACAGGTCGACGCCGTCTCCGCCCGCGAGCGGTATCGCACACTCTACGCCGTCATGCAGGATCAGCTCGTCGCAGCAGCGCACGACCTCTCTGATGGTGGCCTCGCCGTCGCCGCAGCAGAAATGTGCATCGGCGGTCGCATGGGTGCAGAGATTAACCTCGAAAACGTCCCGGTCTGCCCCGAAGGCATGGCTGTGACTGACACCCTCTACAGTGAATCCAACTCGCGCCTTCTCGTTTCCGTGAAGCCCGAGAACAAGGATGCCTTTGAAGCCGCCTTCGCTGGCCAGCACTTCGCCCTCATCGGCAAAGCAACCGCATCCAGCGAACTCGTCATCAAGAATGGCGAAACCCAGATCCTCGCCGAATCCGTCGACTCCCTCGCTCACGCTTGGCAGTCTACTTTCGGGACTGACGGCACTGGCAACAAATAA